One region of Chitinispirillales bacterium ANBcel5 genomic DNA includes:
- a CDS encoding erythromycin esterase family protein — protein MNQIQHLSAVQKQCTELTGSASDYDRLLEDIGDASIVLLGEATHGTHEFYSARAQITTRLIQERGFGAIVVEADWPDAYRINRFIRALGDMNEPIEALNDFRRFPRWMWRNAEVLEFVDTLRDYNDSISPVSRVGFYGMDLYSLYASIDAVIEYLQSVDPKAAEEARRRYSCFDAYAPEAQSYGFAMTYVREDCRKAAVEQLEQLRKKGAEYLSRNGFAFQEEQFYAEQNARLAQNAEEYYRTMFSGRVSSWNLRDTHMADTIDALMAHMTRFGEARIVVWAHNSHLGDARATEVARFGECNVGQLLRERHGDGVFSVGFTTHSGTVAAASSWGGEVERKLVLPSLPESYGDLFHQTQIPSFYLPLRGDPQLSFLGRQHLERAIGVIYMPQSERQSHYFLASLPQQFDSVIHFDQTKSVVPLDREGGWEEGEVLPPTYDSGL, from the coding sequence ATGAACCAAATCCAACACCTCTCCGCCGTACAGAAGCAGTGTACAGAGCTAACGGGCAGTGCTTCAGATTATGATCGGTTACTTGAAGACATTGGGGATGCCTCCATAGTGCTTTTGGGTGAAGCGACCCACGGAACGCATGAGTTTTACAGTGCCAGGGCGCAAATCACCACGAGACTGATACAGGAAAGGGGCTTTGGTGCTATTGTGGTTGAGGCAGACTGGCCGGATGCTTACAGAATTAATCGTTTCATTCGGGCTTTAGGTGATATGAACGAACCCATTGAGGCGCTTAATGATTTCAGGCGCTTTCCCCGATGGATGTGGCGCAATGCTGAGGTGCTTGAATTTGTGGATACGCTTAGAGATTATAACGACTCGATCTCCCCTGTCAGTCGTGTTGGGTTTTATGGTATGGATCTTTACAGCCTTTATGCTTCCATAGATGCGGTTATCGAGTATCTTCAAAGCGTAGACCCTAAAGCAGCAGAGGAGGCTCGCCGGCGTTACAGTTGTTTTGATGCTTATGCGCCGGAAGCCCAATCCTATGGGTTTGCCATGACCTATGTAAGGGAGGATTGTCGCAAAGCCGCAGTGGAGCAGCTTGAGCAGCTTCGCAAAAAGGGAGCTGAGTATCTCAGCCGTAACGGTTTTGCGTTTCAGGAGGAGCAGTTTTACGCCGAGCAAAACGCACGGCTTGCTCAGAATGCAGAGGAGTACTACAGGACTATGTTTTCCGGAAGGGTTTCGAGCTGGAATTTGCGGGACACGCACATGGCCGATACGATCGATGCTCTTATGGCTCACATGACAAGATTCGGAGAAGCCAGAATCGTGGTGTGGGCTCATAACTCTCATCTGGGTGACGCCAGAGCTACAGAAGTAGCACGTTTTGGTGAGTGTAATGTGGGTCAGCTGTTGCGGGAGCGTCACGGGGATGGAGTATTTTCTGTAGGTTTTACCACTCACAGCGGCACTGTTGCTGCGGCTTCATCCTGGGGCGGTGAAGTTGAGCGTAAGCTTGTGCTTCCATCGCTGCCCGAGAGTTACGGGGACCTTTTTCACCAGACACAGATCCCCTCGTTTTATCTGCCGCTACGGGGAGATCCGCAGCTTTCTTTTTTAGGTCGCCAGCATCTTGAACGGGCGATAGGAGTGATCTATATGCCACAGTCGGAACGTCAGAGCCACTACTTTTTGGCATCTTTACCCCAACAGTTTGACAGTGTAATTCATTTTGATCAGACCAAATCGGTGGTTCCGCTGGACAGGGAAGGCGGCTGGGAAGAGGGAGAAGTGTTGCCGCCCACTTATGACAGTGGGCTGTAA
- a CDS encoding VOC family protein: MATKSDTPVPEGANTLTLYLSFKRQCSEAIELYRNAFDARSLMPPMTTGDGRIIHSMIRIGDSNIMMSDLFDESNYSVGNMTSVWMYVSDCDAVFNKAVSEGFEVIMPLEDQFWGDRMGMVKDPFGYMWSIATNKWKMSEDEIKQREKEWFKSMGLE; encoded by the coding sequence ATGGCTACAAAATCCGATACTCCGGTTCCAGAGGGAGCCAATACCCTTACACTCTATTTAAGCTTTAAACGCCAATGTAGTGAGGCAATAGAGCTCTACAGAAACGCTTTTGATGCCCGGTCCCTTATGCCTCCAATGACCACCGGTGATGGCAGGATTATACACTCAATGATACGCATTGGAGACAGCAATATTATGATGTCAGATCTTTTTGATGAGAGTAACTACAGTGTAGGAAATATGACGAGTGTATGGATGTATGTATCTGATTGTGATGCAGTCTTTAACAAAGCTGTATCCGAGGGGTTTGAAGTCATTATGCCTCTGGAGGATCAGTTTTGGGGGGACAGGATGGGGATGGTGAAGGATCCCTTTGGCTATATGTGGAGCATTGCCACCAATAAGTGGAAGATGTCTGAAGATGAGATCAAACAAAGAGAAAAAGAGTGGTTTAAATCCATGGGATTAGAGTAG